The following proteins come from a genomic window of Candidatus Saccharibacteria bacterium oral taxon 488:
- a CDS encoding dephospho-CoA kinase, translated as MSTSEHSCKIIALVGLAGSGKSSAVEYFTKKGIPKIYFGGIIYKAMEEAGIEPTWDNQQKFREEIRRREGKDFVVKRVVKSAHDLIDAGQKLIVLDGLYTWSEYKILKHEFPGQMSVIAVVTPKHLRYQRMAKRPERPMQPREVDQRDWSEIENLEKGGPIAIADYFVTNDRGLDELYAQLEAVTHHEHFCKAPEQC; from the coding sequence ATGAGTACAAGCGAACATAGCTGCAAAATCATCGCCCTGGTCGGTCTGGCCGGCAGCGGCAAAAGTTCGGCGGTCGAATATTTCACCAAAAAGGGCATTCCAAAAATTTACTTTGGTGGCATCATCTACAAAGCCATGGAAGAGGCCGGCATTGAACCAACGTGGGATAATCAACAAAAATTCCGCGAGGAAATTCGCCGACGCGAAGGCAAAGATTTCGTGGTCAAGCGCGTTGTCAAATCCGCGCATGACTTGATTGACGCTGGTCAAAAACTCATCGTCCTGGACGGTTTGTACACCTGGAGTGAATATAAAATCCTCAAGCACGAATTCCCTGGTCAGATGTCCGTCATCGCCGTTGTCACACCAAAACACCTGCGCTATCAACGCATGGCCAAACGCCCCGAGCGGCCGATGCAGCCACGCGAAGTTGACCAACGTGATTGGTCGGAAATTGAAAATTTGGAAAAAGGCGGGCCAATCGCCATTGCCGACTATTTCGTGACAAACGACCGCGGACTGGACGAGCTATACGCGCAGCTGGAGGCCGTCACTCACCACGAGCATTTTTGCAAGGCACCTGAACAGTGCTAA
- a CDS encoding CTP synthase produces MTRKFIFVTGGVLSGVGKGITAASIGAVLQAKGIAVSAQKCDPYLNVDAGLLNPKEHGECFVTRDGAETDLDLGHYERFLDLELTRKNTTLSGRLLRDLIADERVGKFGGQTVQMVPHLTNSIKAAICEAAEGDVHIVEIGGTVGDYEGLSFIEAIRGFALDVGRENCLFVHVVYVPFLEASHEYKTKPAQNALADLRGFGIMPDVVAVRTEGHDKPPRSIGEKIAISSGVRREGIIMMPNVDTVYEVPLTVYRDLGKLLGEFTDNSVEPNLQRWKRLAQRDTTEYAKRVTVGLVAKYIDNSDTYLSVTEALKSAAWANKSEISIKWINAETASEADFASVDAIVVPGGFGTRGVEGKIKAAEYCIKNNKPYLGICLGLQAAVIAAARLGGVANANSEEFGAETGANVVYIMDGQQGKQSTGGTMRLGDYPAVLKSGSLAAKMYGKIEVIERHRHRYEVNQDFVQAIERGGLVISGTSPNGQLVEFVEAPRYRYFVATQAHPEFKSRPFRPHPLFDGLIRASLTK; encoded by the coding sequence ATGACGAGGAAGTTTATTTTCGTAACTGGTGGCGTGTTGTCTGGTGTAGGTAAAGGGATCACGGCGGCAAGTATCGGTGCGGTGCTGCAGGCTAAAGGCATCGCTGTGTCGGCACAAAAGTGCGATCCGTATCTGAATGTTGATGCTGGACTGCTGAACCCGAAAGAGCACGGCGAGTGCTTTGTGACCAGAGACGGTGCCGAGACCGATTTGGATTTGGGCCACTACGAGCGGTTTTTGGATTTGGAACTAACGCGGAAAAACACTACGCTGTCGGGTCGGCTGCTGCGCGATTTGATCGCCGATGAGCGGGTTGGTAAATTTGGCGGCCAGACGGTACAGATGGTGCCGCATTTGACTAATTCTATCAAGGCGGCTATCTGCGAGGCGGCCGAGGGCGACGTCCACATCGTGGAAATTGGCGGTACGGTCGGCGACTACGAAGGCCTGAGTTTTATCGAGGCGATTCGCGGTTTTGCGCTGGATGTGGGGCGGGAAAATTGCCTGTTTGTGCACGTGGTGTACGTGCCGTTTTTGGAGGCGTCGCACGAATATAAGACCAAGCCGGCTCAGAATGCGCTGGCGGATCTTCGCGGTTTTGGCATTATGCCGGATGTGGTGGCAGTCCGGACTGAGGGTCATGACAAGCCGCCGCGCAGTATCGGCGAAAAAATTGCTATTTCGTCTGGCGTGCGCCGTGAGGGAATTATTATGATGCCAAATGTCGATACGGTATATGAAGTACCATTGACGGTGTACCGTGATTTGGGCAAGTTATTGGGCGAATTTACCGACAATTCAGTAGAGCCGAATTTACAGCGATGGAAACGTCTGGCTCAGCGCGATACTACTGAATATGCCAAGCGGGTAACCGTCGGCCTGGTGGCTAAATACATTGATAATTCTGATACCTACCTATCGGTGACCGAGGCGCTAAAGTCTGCCGCTTGGGCGAACAAAAGCGAGATTTCTATCAAGTGGATTAATGCCGAGACGGCGAGCGAAGCTGATTTTGCCAGCGTTGACGCTATCGTGGTGCCGGGTGGTTTCGGTACACGCGGCGTGGAGGGTAAGATCAAGGCGGCTGAATATTGTATAAAAAACAACAAGCCGTATCTAGGAATTTGTCTCGGTTTGCAGGCGGCGGTTATTGCGGCGGCGCGTTTGGGCGGCGTAGCGAATGCTAACAGTGAAGAGTTTGGCGCTGAGACTGGCGCGAATGTGGTGTACATCATGGATGGCCAGCAGGGCAAGCAGTCGACCGGCGGTACGATGCGCCTCGGCGATTATCCGGCGGTGCTGAAATCTGGTTCGCTTGCGGCTAAAATGTATGGTAAAATAGAGGTAATTGAGCGGCACCGCCATCGCTACGAGGTGAATCAAGATTTTGTTCAAGCGATTGAGCGGGGCGGCCTCGTGATTTCTGGCACGTCGCCGAACGGTCAGCTGGTGGAATTTGTCGAAGCGCCCCGTTATCGGTATTTCGTAGCTACGCAAGCTCACCCTGAATTTAAGTCGCGTCCGTTCCGCCCGCATCCGCTATTTGACGGGCTGATTCGAGCTAGCTTGACAAAGTAA
- the argS gene encoding arginine--tRNA ligase, with product MEQIISQAVKQLFDQDVSVQLTRPDPKFGDFATNVALQLAKPLGKNPREIAEAIAEELRGHQELSEVSVAGPGFINVTLSDQVVLESLKVRPATNRAGKTVVIETNCPNPFKAMHIGHALNAILADTMANLLAVDGASVHRVSYHGDVGTHVGKSMWAILREIDGDVSKLDAIPADKRNEFMSRMYVEGARAAKESPEARAEIDELAKQSFVLDDPLYKQVYEICKAWSFDEIDANVARLGNVPIERRYVESETEVPGKALIKAKTPEVFTKSDGAYIFKGSQYGAFDNVFIGSHGNGLYGAHDMGLIQLKHQDYPNLDLSITVNGEEQAAYFRGVIAASELAIPELKGKLFNYATGLVKLTTGKMSSRTGEVITIDWLFNEFKKAITQAGGEPTDEVVAGALRYQFLKVKIGSDVVFDINDAVSLTGNTGSYLQYAHARARGILAKSEQAVAFPKELFDEDRLLVRKLSEYTGAVNRATESLEPHHICTYLFELAQEFNRYYEKNQVVGSDKEAHRVGLVAVYADILKAGLTILGIVAPDKL from the coding sequence ATGGAACAGATTATTTCTCAGGCGGTGAAGCAACTTTTTGATCAAGATGTATCGGTGCAGTTGACGCGTCCCGATCCAAAGTTTGGTGACTTTGCGACGAACGTGGCGCTGCAGTTGGCGAAACCACTGGGCAAAAATCCGCGTGAGATTGCCGAGGCGATTGCTGAAGAGCTGCGCGGCCACCAGGAGTTGAGTGAGGTTAGCGTGGCTGGGCCGGGCTTTATCAACGTGACGTTAAGTGACCAAGTGGTGCTTGAGTCATTGAAAGTGCGACCGGCGACTAATCGTGCAGGAAAAACAGTGGTCATTGAAACCAATTGCCCAAATCCGTTTAAGGCCATGCACATTGGCCATGCGCTGAATGCGATTTTGGCGGACACCATGGCGAATTTGCTGGCGGTGGATGGTGCGTCGGTACACCGAGTGAGTTACCATGGCGACGTCGGCACGCATGTCGGCAAGAGTATGTGGGCAATTCTTCGCGAAATTGACGGCGATGTCAGTAAGCTAGACGCTATTCCGGCTGACAAGCGCAATGAATTTATGAGCCGTATGTACGTCGAAGGCGCACGAGCAGCTAAGGAATCGCCGGAGGCGCGAGCAGAAATTGATGAACTAGCCAAGCAATCGTTTGTGCTGGATGATCCGCTGTACAAGCAGGTGTATGAGATTTGTAAGGCTTGGAGTTTTGATGAAATTGATGCCAATGTGGCGCGGCTGGGTAATGTGCCAATTGAGCGGCGTTATGTCGAGAGCGAGACTGAAGTGCCAGGCAAAGCCTTGATCAAAGCAAAAACCCCAGAGGTCTTTACGAAGTCTGATGGTGCATATATTTTCAAGGGCAGTCAATATGGTGCGTTTGATAACGTATTCATCGGTTCGCACGGTAACGGTTTGTACGGCGCGCACGACATGGGGTTAATTCAGCTAAAGCACCAAGATTATCCAAACTTGGACTTATCGATTACTGTCAACGGCGAAGAGCAGGCGGCGTATTTCCGTGGGGTGATCGCGGCTAGTGAACTGGCAATTCCAGAATTGAAAGGTAAATTGTTTAATTATGCGACTGGCCTGGTCAAATTAACAACCGGCAAGATGAGTTCGCGTACCGGCGAGGTGATTACCATTGACTGGCTGTTTAACGAGTTCAAGAAAGCCATCACCCAAGCTGGCGGTGAGCCGACTGACGAGGTGGTGGCGGGTGCGCTGCGTTATCAATTTTTGAAGGTGAAAATTGGTAGCGACGTGGTATTTGATATCAATGACGCGGTCAGTCTGACAGGTAACACCGGTAGCTATCTGCAATATGCACACGCTCGGGCGCGAGGAATTTTGGCGAAATCTGAGCAAGCAGTTGCATTTCCGAAGGAATTATTCGACGAAGATCGGCTATTGGTCAGGAAATTGAGTGAATATACGGGGGCGGTTAACCGCGCTACTGAGAGTTTGGAGCCGCATCATATTTGCACCTACCTGTTTGAACTGGCGCAGGAGTTCAACCGCTATTACGAGAAAAATCAAGTTGTCGGCAGCGATAAAGAAGCGCACCGCGTCGGTCTGGTGGCGGTGTATGCTGATATCTTGAAGGCGGGACTCACCATTCTTGGTATCGTCGCCCCTGATAAATTGTAA
- the rpoD gene encoding RNA polymerase sigma factor RpoD encodes MNNDQQYTPTNDDPLEPDLTAVHDDEEIEDLEALSAGQYLDDISDDSVRLYLREIGKIPLLSSDEEMELARRIIEGDKKAKDKMAEANMRLVVSIAKRYSGRGLDFLDLIQEGNTGLLRAVEKFDPDKGFKFSTYATWWIRQAITRAIADQARTIRIPVHMIETINKLVRTQRRLTQELNREPTIEELSKEMDMEPEKIEYINKIRQETSSLDAGIGRDGDEEDSVLGDFIEDEDTISPEESATNQLLKEKVAEVLSSLSDREQKIVRMRFGLDNGGKSHTLEEVGQQFAVTRERIRQIEAKALAKLRKHKDAKKLYEYLS; translated from the coding sequence GTGAACAACGACCAGCAATACACCCCGACCAATGACGATCCACTTGAGCCAGATTTGACGGCGGTACATGATGACGAGGAGATAGAAGATCTCGAGGCGTTGAGCGCTGGCCAGTATCTGGATGACATTTCGGACGATTCGGTGCGGTTGTATCTGCGTGAGATTGGTAAAATCCCGCTGTTAAGCTCGGACGAGGAAATGGAGCTGGCACGGCGGATCATTGAGGGCGATAAGAAGGCCAAGGACAAGATGGCCGAGGCGAACATGCGTTTGGTGGTGTCGATCGCCAAGCGGTATTCGGGCCGTGGGTTGGATTTTCTGGACTTGATCCAGGAGGGCAATACTGGCTTGCTGCGCGCCGTGGAGAAGTTTGATCCGGACAAGGGCTTTAAGTTTTCGACCTACGCGACGTGGTGGATTCGCCAGGCGATTACCCGGGCGATCGCTGATCAGGCGCGGACGATTCGCATCCCCGTACATATGATCGAGACAATTAACAAGCTGGTGCGGACGCAGCGACGGCTTACTCAGGAGCTGAACCGCGAGCCAACAATAGAAGAACTGTCCAAGGAAATGGACATGGAGCCAGAAAAAATTGAGTACATCAATAAAATTCGGCAAGAGACGTCGAGTTTGGATGCTGGCATCGGGCGTGATGGTGACGAGGAAGATTCGGTGCTGGGTGATTTCATCGAGGATGAAGATACGATTTCGCCAGAAGAATCAGCGACTAATCAGCTGTTGAAGGAAAAGGTCGCCGAGGTGCTGTCGAGCCTGTCTGATCGCGAGCAAAAGATTGTGCGTATGCGGTTCGGGCTGGACAATGGCGGCAAAAGCCATACGCTCGAGGAAGTCGGCCAACAATTTGCCGTGACGCGTGAACGAATTCGTCAGATTGAAGCGAAGGCTTTGGCGAAGCTGAGGAAGCACAAAGATGCTAAGAAGTTGTATGAGTATTTGAGCTAA
- the pyrH gene encoding UMP kinase produces the protein MTKRILLKLSGEQLQGEFASGFDPKRARWIAEQIKPALKTGAEIVIMVGGGNYVRGNQIIGHGIQPVSAHNIGMLSTLMNAIALADVFNDADLPTRALSTVEVNQFIDQYTFRRALSHIKKGRIVIVACGTGRPFLTTDTAALNLALEMQCDIVIKTTKVDGVYDKDPVRFPDAVKLDQLSYQDVLTNPDIAVMDKAAIGLAMDEHIPVVICDLLTDGNIARAARGETVGTLIS, from the coding sequence ATGACCAAACGTATCCTTCTCAAATTATCCGGCGAGCAGCTCCAGGGCGAGTTCGCCAGCGGCTTTGATCCCAAGCGGGCTCGTTGGATCGCCGAACAAATCAAACCAGCACTAAAAACTGGCGCTGAAATCGTCATCATGGTTGGCGGCGGTAATTACGTCCGCGGCAACCAAATCATCGGCCACGGTATCCAGCCCGTCTCAGCCCACAATATCGGCATGCTCTCTACTCTAATGAACGCCATCGCTCTAGCCGACGTTTTTAATGACGCCGACCTACCGACCCGCGCGCTCTCTACTGTTGAGGTCAATCAATTCATCGACCAATACACCTTCCGCCGTGCTCTTAGTCATATCAAAAAGGGCCGTATCGTCATCGTTGCCTGCGGCACTGGCCGGCCCTTCCTGACTACCGATACCGCCGCTCTCAACCTCGCCCTAGAGATGCAGTGCGACATTGTGATCAAAACAACGAAAGTCGACGGCGTATATGATAAGGATCCGGTGAGATTTCCAGACGCTGTTAAGCTTGATCAGCTATCATACCAGGACGTCCTCACTAACCCCGATATCGCCGTCATGGACAAGGCCGCTATCGGCCTGGCTATGGACGAGCACATCCCAGTTGTCATCTGCGACCTGCTCACCGACGGCAACATCGCCCGGGCCGCTCGCGGCGAGACAGTCGGTACACTGATTTCCTAG
- a CDS encoding oligoribonuclease encodes MKAKFKPQLILWLDMEMTGLDPVDDFPIEVAMIVTDWEFTEIARFEGAAHWCSKKMQARFDKNKSFWYGDGAAAREQLMAQNKTTKTAKAQLERDILAFLDEHFDDTPILLAGNSIHQDRRFIDHWFKKFSKRLHYRMLDVSAWKVVFEGKYGKKFAKPEDHRALEDIRGSIQELQYYLKKVKN; translated from the coding sequence ATGAAAGCGAAATTCAAGCCACAACTAATTTTATGGCTGGATATGGAGATGACGGGGCTAGATCCGGTGGACGATTTTCCGATTGAGGTGGCGATGATTGTGACCGACTGGGAATTCACCGAGATTGCTCGTTTTGAGGGTGCGGCGCATTGGTGCAGCAAGAAAATGCAAGCACGATTTGATAAGAATAAGTCGTTTTGGTACGGTGACGGTGCGGCTGCGCGTGAGCAGTTGATGGCGCAAAACAAGACTACCAAGACAGCCAAGGCGCAGCTCGAGCGCGATATCCTAGCATTTTTGGATGAGCATTTCGATGACACACCAATTTTATTGGCGGGCAATTCGATCCATCAAGACCGGCGCTTTATTGACCATTGGTTCAAGAAATTTTCGAAACGCCTCCACTACCGGATGCTGGATGTCAGTGCTTGGAAAGTGGTGTTTGAGGGCAAGTACGGCAAAAAGTTTGCTAAACCAGAGGATCATCGGGCGCTGGAGGATATTCGCGGTAGTATTCAAGAATTACAATATTATTTGAAGAAAGTGAAGAACTAG
- the dnaG gene encoding DNA primase: MNDAKEEVRARLNIEDVIGEYVQLKRAGRNLKGLSPFTDERTPSFMVSPEKQIWHDFSSGKGGDIFTFVMLVEGMDFRQSLEHLARKAGVDLSLFSHGDGRTAKRRARAREALKLAANFYQQNLVKNSAALEYAVKKRRLNRQTIGDFVIGYAPDQGDALTKALEKRGFSRRELADAGLVNRFGGDLFRGRMMVALSDGSGEVVGFTGRIIRDDPRAPKYLNTPQTLLFDKSRHIFGLYQAKEAIRKSDAAVIVEGNLDVVSSHQAGIKNVVATAGTAMTLQHLKALSRLAGRIRLAFDGDRAGVSATERAINLAQEISVELEVVSLPDDVKDPDELIQKDVALWQAAVERAQPAVDWVIARHAEMEDLATAEGKRRFSTTALRIVRGLKDPVEQEHYLTVISKETGASLAALRAKLGAERSTPPAQLKKPKVEKVTPGKPRDELADIIVGLALSQPSTRRWVGALEAASLDEPARAVVTALQAEPLLDREKLPRPLQKFEQYVKIVQLKSERRYMDWEPEALDSEMARLVKQLIRKHRDTKKQQLLEDLREAEELSDEARARILRQQLNALIKENA, from the coding sequence ATGAATGATGCCAAGGAAGAAGTGCGGGCGCGGCTGAATATTGAGGATGTGATCGGTGAATATGTTCAGCTGAAGCGGGCGGGCCGTAACCTGAAGGGGCTGAGTCCGTTTACCGATGAGCGGACTCCAAGTTTTATGGTGAGTCCGGAAAAACAGATTTGGCATGATTTTTCTTCGGGTAAGGGTGGCGATATTTTTACGTTCGTGATGCTGGTGGAGGGGATGGATTTTCGCCAGTCACTGGAGCATTTGGCGCGCAAGGCGGGCGTAGATTTGAGTTTGTTTTCTCATGGTGATGGACGGACGGCCAAACGGCGGGCGCGGGCGCGGGAAGCGCTGAAATTGGCGGCGAATTTTTATCAGCAAAATTTGGTGAAAAATTCGGCGGCACTGGAATACGCGGTGAAAAAACGGCGGCTGAATCGGCAGACGATCGGTGATTTTGTCATTGGCTATGCGCCGGATCAGGGCGATGCGCTGACCAAAGCGCTGGAGAAGCGGGGGTTTTCGCGCCGAGAACTGGCTGATGCGGGGCTGGTGAATCGGTTTGGCGGCGACTTGTTTCGGGGGCGGATGATGGTGGCCTTGAGCGACGGCAGCGGCGAGGTGGTTGGCTTTACGGGGCGAATTATTCGTGATGACCCCAGGGCGCCAAAGTATCTGAATACGCCGCAGACACTGCTATTTGATAAATCGCGCCATATTTTTGGGCTGTATCAGGCGAAAGAGGCGATTCGTAAAAGCGACGCGGCGGTGATTGTCGAGGGGAATTTGGATGTGGTTAGTAGCCATCAAGCTGGCATTAAAAACGTAGTGGCGACGGCGGGGACAGCGATGACACTGCAACATCTGAAGGCGCTGAGCCGGTTGGCGGGGCGGATTCGTTTGGCGTTTGATGGCGACCGGGCGGGCGTGAGCGCAACGGAGCGGGCGATCAATTTGGCGCAGGAAATTAGTGTGGAATTAGAGGTGGTGAGCCTGCCGGATGACGTAAAAGATCCAGACGAATTGATCCAAAAAGACGTAGCGTTATGGCAAGCGGCGGTTGAGCGGGCGCAGCCGGCGGTGGACTGGGTGATCGCTCGGCACGCCGAGATGGAAGATTTGGCGACGGCCGAAGGCAAGCGGCGGTTTTCGACAACTGCACTGAGAATCGTGCGCGGCCTAAAAGATCCGGTGGAACAAGAGCATTATTTGACGGTGATTTCTAAAGAAACTGGCGCTAGCCTCGCGGCCTTGCGGGCAAAGCTTGGCGCTGAGAGATCAACGCCGCCTGCTCAGCTCAAAAAACCAAAGGTTGAAAAGGTGACTCCAGGTAAACCTCGTGATGAATTAGCGGACATCATCGTTGGTCTAGCGCTCAGTCAGCCGTCGACCCGGCGCTGGGTTGGGGCGCTTGAGGCGGCAAGCTTGGATGAGCCAGCTCGAGCAGTGGTGACGGCGCTGCAAGCTGAGCCGCTACTTGATCGAGAAAAGTTGCCACGCCCCTTGCAAAAATTTGAGCAGTATGTGAAAATAGTACAGTTAAAAAGTGAACGCCGCTACATGGACTGGGAACCAGAAGCTCTGGACAGTGAAATGGCGCGTTTGGTAAAGCAATTGATACGTAAACACCGCGACACAAAAAAACAACAATTATTAGAAGATTTGCGTGAGGCTGAGGAGCTCAGCGATGAGGCGCGGGCGCGCATCTTGCGGCAGCAGCTGAACGCACTGATTAAGGAGAATGCGTGA
- a CDS encoding MmcQ/YjbR family DNA-binding protein — protein sequence MTHKQFEEFILSLPGVWLDYPFGEDVAVYKFGKSNDGAGKMVALVAEGSKPLRVSLKCDPLLAENLREKYETVLPGYHLNKKHWNTIICSGQLSDEEIFDLARLSYQLVAE from the coding sequence ATGACCCATAAACAATTTGAAGAGTTTATCCTCAGTTTGCCCGGTGTGTGGCTGGATTATCCGTTTGGCGAGGATGTTGCGGTGTATAAGTTTGGCAAGAGTAATGACGGTGCGGGGAAAATGGTAGCATTAGTGGCGGAAGGCTCAAAGCCGCTCAGGGTCAGTCTGAAATGTGATCCGTTATTGGCTGAGAATTTGCGGGAAAAATACGAAACAGTGCTACCGGGCTATCACCTCAATAAGAAGCATTGGAATACCATCATTTGTTCGGGACAATTGAGTGATGAAGAAATTTTTGATTTGGCGCGGCTAAGTTATCAGCTGGTGGCGGAGTAA
- a CDS encoding ribonucleotide-diphosphate reductase subunit beta, which yields MGILGSGLRDGLSLHPIRYPWAYDLYNQAVANTWFPNEVQLVQDLADFEKLSDEEKHALKTVISYLNPNELLINKSLAFGIYPYVNAAEAQLYLSKQMWEEANHFMTFEYIIETFPFDREEIYAAGFGKKSLADKADFQNKHLDVMLDPNLDIYTLEGKKDFVRSLVAYNIVLEGIWFYSGFMVGMSFRQRNLLRNVGTLLDWITKDENLHLTFGINLLLTILDENPELQTQEFAEEIRNLILQAVELEKEYNKDMLPKGILGLNADYVNQYVMHMTDRRLVELGFEPEYNVANPAKWMATANDTLELVNFFESTNTSYEVNTTK from the coding sequence ATGGGAATCTTAGGCTCGGGACTACGCGATGGGCTAAGCTTGCACCCAATTCGTTACCCATGGGCATACGATTTATACAACCAAGCAGTGGCTAATACCTGGTTTCCTAACGAGGTGCAGTTGGTACAGGATTTGGCGGATTTTGAAAAATTATCGGACGAGGAAAAGCATGCGCTCAAAACGGTAATTAGCTACCTTAATCCAAACGAGTTACTGATTAACAAGTCGCTAGCATTTGGTATTTACCCATATGTTAACGCCGCTGAAGCGCAGCTCTATCTGTCAAAACAGATGTGGGAAGAAGCCAACCACTTCATGACCTTTGAATACATCATCGAGACGTTTCCGTTTGATCGTGAGGAGATTTACGCGGCGGGCTTTGGCAAAAAATCGCTGGCTGACAAGGCAGATTTCCAGAACAAGCACCTGGATGTGATGCTCGATCCAAACCTTGATATCTACACGCTGGAGGGTAAAAAAGACTTTGTCCGCTCACTGGTGGCCTATAACATTGTGCTGGAAGGCATTTGGTTCTACTCGGGCTTTATGGTCGGCATGAGTTTCCGCCAGCGCAACTTGCTGCGCAATGTCGGTACGCTGCTAGACTGGATCACCAAGGATGAGAACCTACACCTGACCTTTGGTATTAATTTGCTGCTGACTATTTTGGACGAAAACCCAGAACTGCAAACCCAGGAATTTGCTGAGGAAATCCGCAACCTTATCTTGCAGGCGGTTGAGCTGGAGAAAGAGTACAACAAGGATATGCTGCCAAAGGGAATCCTGGGCTTGAACGCTGATTATGTCAATCAATACGTCATGCACATGACCGACCGCCGCCTGGTCGAGCTTGGGTTTGAGCCGGAGTACAATGTGGCCAACCCCGCCAAATGGATGGCTACCGCAAACGACACTTTGGAGTTGGTCAATTTCTTTGAAAGCACTAATACCAGCTATGAAGTAAATACCACGAAATAG
- a CDS encoding pyridoxamine 5'-phosphate oxidase family protein: protein MNKLAIKILDTVEVGALATVNRDRTPLVTALHFARLDDMIIWVSDPTSRHAHNAFRTGKAEFVVWDDQKNAVFLTTTVREIVDEAELAAAQKAYAKKLGNFMPQVDRPQFYAMPIGQLDEKTTTENRLHFIA, encoded by the coding sequence ATGAACAAATTAGCAATAAAGATTTTAGATACGGTAGAGGTAGGGGCGCTTGCGACGGTCAATCGTGACCGCACACCGCTGGTAACGGCGCTGCATTTTGCGCGGCTGGATGACATGATCATTTGGGTGTCAGATCCAACATCACGTCACGCGCACAACGCCTTTCGTACCGGCAAGGCAGAGTTTGTGGTTTGGGATGACCAGAAAAATGCGGTATTTTTGACGACAACTGTTCGGGAAATCGTTGACGAAGCGGAGTTGGCGGCTGCTCAGAAGGCGTACGCCAAGAAGCTGGGCAACTTTATGCCCCAAGTTGACAGGCCGCAGTTTTACGCTATGCCGATTGGCCAGCTTGATGAAAAAACCACAACGGAAAATCGGCTGCATTTTATTGCGTAA